A genomic stretch from Candidatus Kapaibacterium thiocyanatum includes:
- a CDS encoding acylneuraminate cytidylyltransferase has product MTQRIIVVCQARTGSTRLPRKVMLPLEGKPLVIRFMERVMRSKLATQCVVAATTDPADDLLVATCLEHGIPVFQGHPTDLLDRHYRAGIAYSADVVVKVPSDCPLIDPVVVDRIIGNYLASPADVDYVGNLHPATYPDGNDVELMTMSVLERAWHGAHRAHEREHTTPWMWDGNPDVRVRNVAWERGLDYSMSHRWTIDYPEDYMLVKAVYHELFPTNPQFGIDDVLDLLERRPEILALNAHLAGVNWYREHLDVLRTISQEHTRPAPIQRSHI; this is encoded by the coding sequence ATGACGCAGCGTATCATCGTCGTCTGCCAGGCCCGCACGGGTTCCACCCGCCTGCCGCGCAAGGTCATGCTTCCGCTCGAAGGCAAGCCGCTCGTCATCCGGTTCATGGAGCGCGTGATGCGCTCGAAGCTCGCCACGCAGTGCGTAGTGGCGGCGACGACGGATCCGGCCGACGACCTGCTCGTGGCCACCTGCCTCGAACACGGTATTCCCGTATTCCAGGGTCATCCCACGGATCTTCTCGATCGACATTACAGAGCAGGCATCGCCTATTCCGCCGACGTCGTGGTGAAGGTTCCGAGCGACTGCCCCCTCATCGATCCGGTCGTCGTTGATCGTATCATCGGCAACTATCTCGCAAGCCCTGCCGATGTGGACTACGTCGGCAATCTCCATCCCGCGACGTATCCCGATGGGAACGACGTGGAACTCATGACCATGTCCGTACTCGAGCGTGCGTGGCACGGCGCGCACCGCGCGCACGAGCGCGAGCATACGACGCCGTGGATGTGGGACGGCAATCCGGACGTCAGGGTGAGGAACGTCGCATGGGAGCGGGGGCTGGATTACAGCATGTCGCATCGCTGGACGATCGACTATCCCGAAGACTACATGCTGGTGAAGGCGGTCTATCACGAGCTCTTCCCGACGAATCCGCAGTTCGGTATCGACGACGTCCTGGACCTGCTCGAGCGCCGTCCGGAAATCCTCGCACTGAACGCCCACCTCGCAGGCGTCAACTGGTACCGTGAGCATCTCGACGTCCTGCGGACCATCTCGCAGGAACACACTCGTCCCGCACCAATACAGCGTTCCCACATATGA